From Pagrus major chromosome 18, Pma_NU_1.0, a single genomic window includes:
- the clcf1 gene encoding uncharacterized protein clcf1 has product MNHRLPSECQDDGSGWKRMTESRDGEKKCVSCSSERAAEVLREIHQHQLFLLLAAAMATALDTSHSLASERSSIESTYELTKYLEYQLKEIKDIYLTYLGPPFNEKDFSPPRPNSTALSLPSAATRLELWHGLENQARLAQNQKAYSVLLAAVRELARSTLCPSLKTSLLHFCTGLDGLLGSISALMTTLGYPLPPQSADMIGSAGELQYPQRGAGGNRPAPLMSQSLYRSRVSGQRNNQRRSETRLVRGESEDGVNVDLVEKRRGKERRRTEATAAGGRIGRSREKGRGERGRRARRAEPESGKWTEDQDGEEELEQDGGVETWGTRRKLLSIDEDVEEKERQPETRVEVSYPATDGSISLRQPTLQTNEYSYNLNSYHPDTLRKEDGFIVETSSSSSASHHQRRPPRSLLSPTLQPPLSTLSLLYQFGAGEEHTLLSQPLLSVRPTMNDFARKVEGFWILRELQSWLWRSAKDFNRLKKRLRG; this is encoded by the exons ATGAATCACCGCCTACCGTCCGAGTGTCAGGATGATGGGAGCGGATGGAAAAGGATGACGGAGAGCAGAGACGGCgaaaagaaatgtgtgtcaTGCTCGAGCGAGAGGGCAGCGGAAGTGTTGAGGGAGA TCCATCAGCACCAGCTCTTCTTGCTATTGGCTGCTGCCATGGCAACGGCACTGGATACCTCACACAGCCTGGCCAGTGAGAGGAGCTCGATAGAAAGCACGTACGAGCTGACCAAATACCTGGAGTACCAGCTCAAGGAAATCAAAGACATATAT ctgaccTACCTCGGCCCTCCATTCAACGAGAAAGACTTCTCACCTCCACGACCCAACAGTACGGCTCTGTCCCTGCCCAGCGCCGCCACCCGCCTGGAGCTGTGGCACGGTCTGGAGAACCAGGCTCGGCTCGCCCAGAATCAGAAAGCCTACTCCGTTCTGCTGGCAGCTGTCAGGGAGTTGGCCCGCTCCACTCTCTGCCCCTCCCTCAAGACCTCCCTGCTGCACTTCTGCACAGGCCTGGATGGGCTGCTGGGCTCCATATCCGCCCTGATGACCACCCTCGGTTACCCACTTCCTCCTCAATCTGCAGACATGATAGGCAGCGCTGGAGAGCTGCAGTACCCTCAGAGGGGGGCAGGGGGCAATAGACCAGCTCCACTGATGAGTCAGAGCCTTTACAGGTCCAGAGTCAGCGGTCAGCGCAACAACCAAAGAAGAAGTGAGACGAGGTTggtcagaggagagagtgaggacgGTGTCAACGTAGACCTGGTGGAAaaaaggagagggaaagagaggaggagaacagaggCGACCGCAGCTGGAGGAAGGATTGGCAGATCGAGGGAgaagggaagaggagaaagaggaagaagagcaaGGAGGGCAGAGCCCGAGAGCGGGAAATGGACCGAAGAtcaggatggagaggaggaactAGAGCAAGATGGAGGGGTGGAGACATGGGGGACAAGGAGAAAGTTGTTGAGTATCGACGAGGATgtagaggagaaggagaggcagcCTGAAACCAGGGTGGAGGTGTCGTACCCGGCCACAGATGGCTCCATCTCCCTTCGACAACCGACCCTCCAAACCAACGAGTACAGCTACAACCTGAACTCATACCACCCGGACACACTCAGAAAAGAAGACGGGTTTATCGTAGAGAcaagctcctcctcctccgcttcCCACCATCAACGTCGGCCTCCtcgctccctcctctcccccaccCTCCAACCTCCTCTATccaccctctccctcctctaCCAGTTcggagcaggtgaggagcacACCCTCCTCTCCCAGC cgcTGCTGTCGGTGCGGCCGACGATGAACGACTTCGCCAGGAAGGTGGAGGGCTTTTGGATATTGCGAGAGCTGCAGAGTTGGCTATGGCGATCGGCGAAGGACTTTAACCGCCTGAAGAAGAGACTCCGAGGCTGA
- the ssrp1a gene encoding FACT complex subunit SSRP1a isoform X1: MGDTLEFNEIYQEVKGSWNDGRLRFSKQNVVYKSSKTGRVDSIPASELNLAQWRRVCLGHGIKLGTSTGHIYKYDGFRDTDLEKISEFFKTNYKLELTEKDMCVKGWNWGTAKFSGPLLSFDVNDNTAFEVPLSNVSQCATGKNEVTLEFHQNDDTEVSLMEVRFYVPPSQSDERQDPVEAFAQSVLSKADVIQATGDAVCIFKELQCLTPRGRYDIRIYPTFLHLHGKTFDYKIPYTTVLRLFLLPHKDQRQMFFVISLDPPIKQGQTRYHFLILLFSKEEDISLTLNMSEEDVERRFEGKLSKNMSGSLYEMVSRVMKALVNRKITVPGNFQGHSGAQCITCSYKASSGLLYPLERGFIYVHKPPVHLRFEEISCVNFARGTTTTRSFDFEIETKQGNQYTFSSIEREEYGKLFDFVNAKKLNIKNRGFKEGMKGKIDEYSDSDEDQHDAYLERMKAEGKIREEGNDSDESDAESDESFNPGEEDDDIAEEYDSNASASDSSEDGDDSEDESAKKKKAKKAKPVKEKKERKPRKEKKKKQKDTGGPKRPMSAYMLWLNSSRERIKSENPGISITEISKKAGEMWRQLGKDEKEEWDTKAAEAKRDYDKAKKEYKESGGGSTSVSKKESKKSAGKKDDKKRKSAGGDKDKERGGNDSFKSREFIETSESSSDSDHKSKSKRKKQESDEEEEEAMSTPASSEEESD, from the exons ATGGGAGACACACTGGAGTTCAACGAGATTTACCAGGAGGTGAAAGGCTCCTGG AATGACGGGCGGCTGCGTTTCAGCAAACAGAATGTGGTTTATAAGAGCAGCAAGACGGGGAGGGTGGACAGCATCCCGGCTAGTGAGCTCAACCTGGCTCAGTGGAGACGAGTATGTTTAGGTCACGGCATCAAGCTGGGCACCAGCACAGGACACATCTACAAATATGACGGCTTCAGAGACACA GACTTAGAGAAGATCTCTGAGTTTTTCAAGACTAACTACAAATTGGAGCTGACAGAGAAGGACATGTGTGTGAAGGGGTGGAACTGGGGAACAGCCAAGTTCTCAG GGCCGCTGTTATCATTTGATGTAAATGACAACACAGCGTTCGAGGTCCCACTGTCCAACGTGTCCCAGTGCGCCACGGGAAAGAACGAAGTCACTCTGGAGTTCCACCAGAATGACGACACTGAGGTCTCGCTCATGGAGGTCCGATTCTACGTCCCGCCCAGCCAGTCGGATGAACGACAAGACCCTGTTGAG GCGTTTGCTCAGAGCGTGTTGTCTAAGGCTGATGTGATCCAGGCCACAGGAGACGCTGTGTGTATCTTCAAAGAGCTGCAGTGTCTTACGCCCAGAGGAAG ATACGACATCCGTATCTACCCGACATTCCTTCACCTCCATGGTAAGACCTTCGATTACAAGATTCCCTACACCACCGTGCTACGTCTGTTCCTGCTGCCACACAAGGATCAGAGgcagatgttttttgtt ATCAGTCTGGATCCTCCGATCAAGCAGGGTCAGACACGTTATCACTTCCTCATTCTGCTCTTCTCCAAGGAGGAGGACATCAGCCTCACTCTCAACATGAGCGA GGAGGATGTGGAGCGCCGCTTTGAGGGCAAGCTCAGTAAAAACATGTCAGGCTCTCTGTATGAGATGGTCAGCAGGGTGATGAAGGCGCTGGTAAACCGAAAGATCACTGTACCTGGAAACTTCCAGGG TCACTCCGGGGCTCAGTGCATCACCTGCTCCTACAAGGCATCCTCAGGCCTCCTCTACCCCCTGGAGAGGGGCTTCATTTATGTCCACAAGCCCCCCGTGCACCTGCGTTTCGAGGAGATCTCCTGTGTGAACTTCGCCCGAGGCACCACCACAACCCGGTCCTTCGACTTTGAGATCGAGACCAAGCAGGGAAATCAGTACACCTTCAGCAGCATTGAGAG AGAAGAGTATGGCaaactgtttgactttgttaaTGCCAAGAAGCTCAACATCAAGAACAGAGGGTTCAAAGAG GGCATGAAAGGTAAAATTGACGAGTACAGCGACTCTGACGAAGACCAGCACGATGCCTACCTGGAGAGGATGAAGGCAGAGGGCAAGATCAGAGAGGAGGGCAACGACAGTGACGAATCAGATGCCGAAAGCG ATGAGTCGTTTAATCCCGGAGAAGAAGATGACGACATTGCGGAAGa GTACGACAGCAATGCCTCTGCAAGCGACAGTAGTGAAGATGGGGACGATAGTGAGGATGAGAGcgcgaagaagaagaaggcaaaGAAAGCCAAACCGGttaaggagaaaaaagaaaggaaaccACGGAAAGAG aagaagaagaagcagaaagacACTGGCGGCCCCAAGAGGCCCATGAGTGCCTACATGCTGTGGCTCAACTCTAGCCGCGAGCGGATTAAGTCTGAGAACCCGGGCATCTCCATCACAGAGATATCCAAGAAGGCCGGAGAGATGTGGAGACAACTGGGCAAAGACGAgaaggag GAGTGGGACACGAAGGCTGCAGAGGCCAAGAGGGACTATGATAAAGCAAAGAAGGAGTACAAAGAGAGTGGTGGAGGATCAACCTCGGTTTCCAAGAA GGAGAGTAAAAAATCTGCTGGTAAAAAGGATGACAAAAAGAGGAAGTCTGCAGGAGGAGATAAGGACAAGGAGCGAGGTGGCAACGACAGCTTCAAGAGTCGAGAGTTCATCGAGACGAGCGAGAGTTCATCGGACTCGGACCACAAGAGCAAGTCCAAGAGGAAGAAG caGGAAtcagacgaggaggaggaagaggctaTGTCCACACCTGCCAGCTCTGAGGAAGAGTCtgactaa
- the ssrp1a gene encoding FACT complex subunit SSRP1a isoform X2 encodes MGDTLEFNEIYQEVKGSWNDGRLRFSKQNVVYKSSKTGRVDSIPASELNLAQWRRVCLGHGIKLGTSTGHIYKYDGFRDTDLEKISEFFKTNYKLELTEKDMCVKGWNWGTAKFSGPLLSFDVNDNTAFEVPLSNVSQCATGKNEVTLEFHQNDDTEVSLMEVRFYVPPSQSDERQDPVEAFAQSVLSKADVIQATGDAVCIFKELQCLTPRGRYDIRIYPTFLHLHGKTFDYKIPYTTVLRLFLLPHKDQRQMFFVISLDPPIKQGQTRYHFLILLFSKEEDISLTLNMSEEDVERRFEGKLSKNMSGSLYEMVSRVMKALVNRKITVPGNFQGHSGAQCITCSYKASSGLLYPLERGFIYVHKPPVHLRFEEISCVNFARGTTTTRSFDFEIETKQGNQYTFSSIEREEYGKLFDFVNAKKLNIKNRGFKEGMKGKIDEYSDSDEDQHDAYLERMKAEGKIREEGNDSDESDAESDESFNPGEEDDDIAEEYDSNASASDSSEDGDDSEDESAKKKKAKKAKPVKEKKERKPRKEKKKKQKDTGGPKRPMSAYMLWLNSSRERIKSENPGISITEISKKAGEMWRQLGKDEKEEWDTKAAEAKRDYDKAKKEYKESGGGSTSVSKKESKKSAGKKDDKKRKSAGGDKDKERGGNDSFKSREFIETSESSSDSDHKSKSKRKKESDEEEEEAMSTPASSEEESD; translated from the exons ATGGGAGACACACTGGAGTTCAACGAGATTTACCAGGAGGTGAAAGGCTCCTGG AATGACGGGCGGCTGCGTTTCAGCAAACAGAATGTGGTTTATAAGAGCAGCAAGACGGGGAGGGTGGACAGCATCCCGGCTAGTGAGCTCAACCTGGCTCAGTGGAGACGAGTATGTTTAGGTCACGGCATCAAGCTGGGCACCAGCACAGGACACATCTACAAATATGACGGCTTCAGAGACACA GACTTAGAGAAGATCTCTGAGTTTTTCAAGACTAACTACAAATTGGAGCTGACAGAGAAGGACATGTGTGTGAAGGGGTGGAACTGGGGAACAGCCAAGTTCTCAG GGCCGCTGTTATCATTTGATGTAAATGACAACACAGCGTTCGAGGTCCCACTGTCCAACGTGTCCCAGTGCGCCACGGGAAAGAACGAAGTCACTCTGGAGTTCCACCAGAATGACGACACTGAGGTCTCGCTCATGGAGGTCCGATTCTACGTCCCGCCCAGCCAGTCGGATGAACGACAAGACCCTGTTGAG GCGTTTGCTCAGAGCGTGTTGTCTAAGGCTGATGTGATCCAGGCCACAGGAGACGCTGTGTGTATCTTCAAAGAGCTGCAGTGTCTTACGCCCAGAGGAAG ATACGACATCCGTATCTACCCGACATTCCTTCACCTCCATGGTAAGACCTTCGATTACAAGATTCCCTACACCACCGTGCTACGTCTGTTCCTGCTGCCACACAAGGATCAGAGgcagatgttttttgtt ATCAGTCTGGATCCTCCGATCAAGCAGGGTCAGACACGTTATCACTTCCTCATTCTGCTCTTCTCCAAGGAGGAGGACATCAGCCTCACTCTCAACATGAGCGA GGAGGATGTGGAGCGCCGCTTTGAGGGCAAGCTCAGTAAAAACATGTCAGGCTCTCTGTATGAGATGGTCAGCAGGGTGATGAAGGCGCTGGTAAACCGAAAGATCACTGTACCTGGAAACTTCCAGGG TCACTCCGGGGCTCAGTGCATCACCTGCTCCTACAAGGCATCCTCAGGCCTCCTCTACCCCCTGGAGAGGGGCTTCATTTATGTCCACAAGCCCCCCGTGCACCTGCGTTTCGAGGAGATCTCCTGTGTGAACTTCGCCCGAGGCACCACCACAACCCGGTCCTTCGACTTTGAGATCGAGACCAAGCAGGGAAATCAGTACACCTTCAGCAGCATTGAGAG AGAAGAGTATGGCaaactgtttgactttgttaaTGCCAAGAAGCTCAACATCAAGAACAGAGGGTTCAAAGAG GGCATGAAAGGTAAAATTGACGAGTACAGCGACTCTGACGAAGACCAGCACGATGCCTACCTGGAGAGGATGAAGGCAGAGGGCAAGATCAGAGAGGAGGGCAACGACAGTGACGAATCAGATGCCGAAAGCG ATGAGTCGTTTAATCCCGGAGAAGAAGATGACGACATTGCGGAAGa GTACGACAGCAATGCCTCTGCAAGCGACAGTAGTGAAGATGGGGACGATAGTGAGGATGAGAGcgcgaagaagaagaaggcaaaGAAAGCCAAACCGGttaaggagaaaaaagaaaggaaaccACGGAAAGAG aagaagaagaagcagaaagacACTGGCGGCCCCAAGAGGCCCATGAGTGCCTACATGCTGTGGCTCAACTCTAGCCGCGAGCGGATTAAGTCTGAGAACCCGGGCATCTCCATCACAGAGATATCCAAGAAGGCCGGAGAGATGTGGAGACAACTGGGCAAAGACGAgaaggag GAGTGGGACACGAAGGCTGCAGAGGCCAAGAGGGACTATGATAAAGCAAAGAAGGAGTACAAAGAGAGTGGTGGAGGATCAACCTCGGTTTCCAAGAA GGAGAGTAAAAAATCTGCTGGTAAAAAGGATGACAAAAAGAGGAAGTCTGCAGGAGGAGATAAGGACAAGGAGCGAGGTGGCAACGACAGCTTCAAGAGTCGAGAGTTCATCGAGACGAGCGAGAGTTCATCGGACTCGGACCACAAGAGCAAGTCCAAGAGGAAGAAG GAAtcagacgaggaggaggaagaggctaTGTCCACACCTGCCAGCTCTGAGGAAGAGTCtgactaa